A genome region from Loktanella sp. M215 includes the following:
- a CDS encoding amino acid ABC transporter substrate-binding protein has translation MMKPISLAAFAFAASLGTAQADTINVGMSGGYFPFTFVKLDELQGFEVDFMNAIAAETGDDVNFVTMSFSGLIGALDSGRIDTIANQITITPDREAKFAFSQPYVFDGAQVVVKAGNEDTITGPADLSGKTVAVNLGSNFEELLNALPNAADIDIRTYESNIAQDTALGRVDAFVMDRVSSAQLIAESPLPLALAGKPFSEIRNALPFRNDDAGKALRDRVDAAITTLKDNGTLAEISDTWFGTDITVAE, from the coding sequence ATGATGAAACCCATTTCACTCGCCGCCTTCGCTTTTGCGGCATCCCTCGGCACAGCACAGGCCGACACGATCAATGTCGGCATGTCGGGCGGCTATTTCCCCTTCACCTTCGTCAAGCTGGACGAGTTGCAGGGGTTCGAGGTCGATTTCATGAACGCCATCGCCGCAGAGACCGGCGACGACGTGAACTTCGTCACCATGTCGTTCTCGGGTCTGATCGGCGCGCTGGATTCGGGTCGCATCGACACCATCGCGAACCAGATCACCATCACGCCGGACCGCGAGGCGAAGTTCGCCTTTTCGCAGCCTTACGTCTTTGACGGCGCGCAGGTCGTGGTGAAGGCCGGCAACGAGGACACGATCACCGGCCCCGCCGACCTGTCAGGCAAGACCGTCGCCGTGAACCTCGGGTCCAACTTCGAAGAGCTGCTGAACGCGCTGCCCAATGCCGCCGACATCGACATCCGCACCTATGAAAGCAACATCGCGCAGGACACGGCCCTTGGCCGCGTCGATGCCTTCGTGATGGACCGCGTCTCCTCGGCGCAGTTGATCGCGGAAAGCCCCCTGCCGCTCGCCCTCGCCGGCAAGCCGTTCAGCGAGATCCGCAACGCCCTGCCCTTCCGCAACGACGACGCGGGCAAGGCGCTGCGCGACCGGGTCGACGCTGCGATCACCACGCTCAAGGACAACGGCACTCTGGCCGAGATTTCCGACACGTGGTTCGGCACCGATATCACGGTCGCAGAGTAA
- a CDS encoding amino acid ABC transporter permease, with the protein MRALDVDYMLSLVPVLLGYVPLTLFMAFIGMICALVLASVMAVERVFRVPVLDWAVRLFISFFRGTPLLVQLFLFYYGLPQVFAFIGNIDGVTATIMGLTLHFSAYMAESIRAAILGVDRSQWEASQAVGMTQGQMMRQIILPQAARVAAPTLVNYFIDMIKGTSLAFTLGVTELMGATQKEAAGSFLYFEAFLVVAAIYWVMVETLAFAQRHLEVYLNKAHAR; encoded by the coding sequence ATGCGGGCGCTCGACGTCGACTACATGCTGAGCCTTGTGCCCGTTTTGCTGGGCTACGTCCCGCTGACGCTGTTCATGGCCTTCATTGGCATGATCTGTGCGCTGGTGCTGGCCTCGGTCATGGCGGTGGAACGGGTCTTCCGCGTCCCCGTCCTCGACTGGGCGGTGCGGCTCTTCATCAGCTTCTTTCGCGGCACGCCGCTGCTGGTGCAGCTTTTTCTGTTCTACTACGGCCTGCCGCAGGTCTTTGCCTTTATCGGCAACATCGACGGCGTGACCGCCACGATCATGGGCCTGACGCTGCATTTTTCAGCCTACATGGCCGAAAGCATCCGTGCCGCGATCCTTGGCGTCGACCGCAGCCAGTGGGAGGCATCGCAGGCCGTCGGCATGACCCAAGGCCAGATGATGCGCCAGATCATCCTGCCACAGGCCGCCCGCGTCGCGGCGCCCACGCTGGTCAATTACTTCATCGACATGATCAAGGGCACGTCCCTGGCCTTCACCCTCGGCGTGACCGAGTTGATGGGCGCCACACAGAAGGAAGCTGCCGGCAGCTTCCTCTATTTTGAGGCGTTTCTGGTCGTCGCCGCGATCTATTGGGTGATGGTCGAAACGCTGGCCTTCGCGCAGCGCCATCTTGAGGTGTATCTGAACAAGGCGCACGCCCGATGA
- a CDS encoding tartrate dehydrogenase, with the protein MTTHRIAVIPGDGIGIAVTKAALSVAQAALPGQLAPTEFPWSCDHYLSTGRMMPEDGIATLRGFDAILLGAVGWPAKVPDNVSLHGLLIPIRKSFVQYANIRPHRLLPGVEGPLRTSAFDILCIRENTEGEYSGAGGRVHRGTLDEVAVETAVFTRTGVERILRFGFEQARKRSGRLASVTKSNAQAHSMVFWDDITRLVAADYPDVTVTSYHVDAICARMVMAPDTLDVIVASNLFGDILTDLGAAIQGGLGYAASANINPDRSAPSMFEPVHGSAPDIMDQGIANPIAAIWSAAMMLDHLNEPDAAARIMAAVESVTADGIGCVPGAQTTDQITDAVLQALS; encoded by the coding sequence ATGACCACCCACCGCATCGCCGTCATACCCGGCGACGGCATCGGCATTGCCGTGACCAAAGCCGCCCTGTCCGTGGCGCAGGCCGCCCTGCCCGGCCAGCTTGCGCCGACGGAATTTCCCTGGTCCTGCGATCACTATCTGTCCACCGGCCGCATGATGCCCGAAGACGGGATCGCGACGTTGCGCGGCTTTGATGCCATCCTGCTGGGGGCCGTCGGCTGGCCCGCAAAGGTGCCAGACAACGTTTCACTGCACGGGCTGCTGATCCCGATCCGCAAGTCCTTTGTCCAGTATGCCAACATCCGCCCCCACCGCCTGCTGCCGGGGGTCGAGGGGCCATTGCGCACATCCGCCTTCGATATCCTGTGCATCCGCGAAAATACCGAAGGCGAATATTCCGGCGCCGGTGGCCGCGTTCATCGTGGCACGCTGGATGAAGTTGCCGTCGAAACTGCGGTTTTCACGCGCACAGGGGTCGAACGCATCCTGCGGTTCGGGTTCGAGCAGGCGCGCAAGCGGTCCGGTCGTCTGGCTTCGGTCACCAAATCCAATGCGCAGGCGCATTCGATGGTCTTCTGGGACGACATCACGCGTCTGGTCGCGGCGGATTACCCGGATGTAACCGTGACGTCCTACCACGTCGACGCGATCTGCGCCCGCATGGTCATGGCGCCGGACACGCTGGACGTGATCGTCGCGTCCAACCTGTTCGGGGACATCCTGACCGACCTTGGTGCCGCGATTCAGGGCGGCCTCGGCTATGCGGCTTCCGCCAACATCAACCCGGACCGCAGCGCACCGTCGATGTTTGAACCAGTCCACGGATCAGCCCCCGATATCATGGATCAGGGCATCGCCAACCCGATCGCCGCGATCTGGTCGGCGGCGATGATGCTCGATCATCTGAACGAGCCGGACGCCGCCGCCCGCATCATGGCCGCCGTCGAATCCGTCACGGCCGACGGCATCGGCTGCGTGCCGGGCGCGCAGACCACCGATCAGATCACCGACGCCGTCCTGCAGGCCCTGTCATAG
- the htpX gene encoding zinc metalloprotease HtpX — translation MGYAKTAMLMAAMTALFLGVGYLLAGTGGIAVAFAVAVAMNAFSWWNSDKMVLRMHNAQPISAGDRRGLHDMVADLARNAGLPMPAVYLIDTPQPNAFATGRNPANAAVAVTAGLLQSLSREEVAAVVAHELAHIRNHDTAIMTVTATFAGAISMLANFALFFGGSRERLGIVGTIAMMILAPLAAALVQMAISRSREYEADRIGAEICGNPMWLASALERIQQGAARIDNDAAERHPATAHMFIINPLHAHGRDKLFSTHPATENRIAALRQMAPGRKAPSPAAMSSTVPTVKRGKRHGPWS, via the coding sequence ATGGGATACGCAAAGACAGCCATGTTGATGGCCGCGATGACGGCGCTTTTTCTGGGCGTCGGGTATCTGCTGGCCGGCACCGGCGGCATCGCCGTGGCCTTTGCGGTCGCAGTGGCGATGAACGCCTTTTCGTGGTGGAATTCCGACAAGATGGTCCTGCGCATGCACAATGCGCAACCGATCAGCGCCGGCGACCGCCGGGGCCTGCACGACATGGTGGCGGACCTTGCGCGGAACGCCGGCCTGCCGATGCCCGCCGTCTATCTGATCGACACGCCCCAGCCCAATGCCTTTGCCACCGGGCGCAATCCGGCCAACGCGGCCGTGGCCGTCACCGCAGGTCTGCTGCAAAGCCTGAGCCGCGAAGAGGTCGCCGCCGTCGTGGCGCACGAGCTGGCGCATATCCGCAACCATGACACGGCGATCATGACCGTGACCGCGACCTTCGCCGGTGCGATCTCGATGCTGGCGAACTTCGCGTTGTTCTTCGGCGGCTCGCGCGAGCGTCTTGGCATCGTCGGCACCATCGCCATGATGATCCTCGCTCCCCTCGCCGCCGCCCTCGTGCAGATGGCAATCAGCCGGTCGCGCGAATACGAGGCCGATCGCATCGGGGCCGAGATCTGTGGCAATCCCATGTGGCTTGCCTCTGCGCTGGAGCGGATCCAGCAAGGTGCCGCACGGATCGATAATGACGCGGCAGAACGTCACCCCGCCACCGCCCACATGTTCATCATCAATCCCTTGCACGCCCACGGCCGCGACAAGCTGTTTTCGACCCATCCGGCGACGGAAAACCGGATCGCAGCCCTGCGGCAGATGGCGCCGGGTCGCAAGGCCCCCTCCCCCGCCGCAATGTCGAGCACAGTGCCAACAGTAAAACGGGGCAAGCGTCATGGGCCGTGGAGCTGA
- a CDS encoding amino acid ABC transporter ATP-binding protein: protein MTATAGISVTGLTKSFGDTHVLRDIALEIAPGERVVVIGPSGTGKSTLLRCMNYLDRPDSGTIRVGDLTVDAESVTKAQILALRRRTSFVFQNYALFANKTARENITQALITVKGQTKAEANARADTILRETGLSEKAGAYPAALSGGQQQRVGIGRAMALDADLMLFDEPTSALDPEWVGEVLDLMRRVADKGQTMLIVTHEMQFAREIADRIIFMAEGRIVEQGPPADLLDHPQDERTIAFLRRVG from the coding sequence ATGACCGCAACCGCCGGAATCTCTGTCACGGGCCTCACGAAATCCTTTGGCGACACCCATGTGCTGCGCGACATCGCGCTCGAGATCGCACCGGGCGAGCGGGTCGTCGTGATCGGTCCCTCCGGCACCGGCAAGTCCACCTTGCTGCGCTGCATGAACTACCTCGACCGGCCCGACAGCGGCACGATCCGCGTCGGCGATCTGACCGTCGATGCAGAGAGTGTCACCAAGGCGCAGATCCTCGCCCTGCGCCGGCGGACCTCCTTCGTGTTCCAGAACTACGCCCTCTTCGCCAACAAGACCGCGCGCGAAAACATCACGCAGGCGCTGATCACCGTAAAGGGCCAGACAAAGGCCGAGGCCAACGCCCGCGCCGACACCATCCTGCGCGAGACGGGCCTGTCAGAGAAGGCGGGCGCCTACCCCGCCGCCCTCTCCGGCGGCCAGCAGCAGCGGGTCGGCATCGGCCGCGCGATGGCGCTCGATGCCGACCTGATGCTGTTCGATGAACCGACATCCGCCCTCGACCCCGAATGGGTGGGCGAGGTGCTGGACCTGATGCGCCGCGTCGCGGACAAGGGCCAGACCATGCTGATCGTCACCCACGAGATGCAATTCGCCCGCGAAATCGCCGACCGCATCATCTTTATGGCCGAAGGGCGGATCGTGGAACAGGGTCCGCCAGCGGACCTGCTGGACCATCCGCAGGACGAGCGGACCATCGCGTTCCTGCGCCGCGTCGGATGA